A single window of Flavobacterium aestivum DNA harbors:
- a CDS encoding PhzF family phenazine biosynthesis protein, whose product MKLPFYIVDVFAEKKYTGNQLAVFLDAEALSTEEMQKIAREINFAESTFITKIQPEKNSAAIRIFTVEYEMKFAGHPIIGTSWVLMNKIVESQPRNFNLSVPIGEIPIQQTEDLVWLQAAQPEFLDVFSKEEFLSFNNLSNDDFDDKLPIQEVTTGSAFVIVPLKNIKALKDLNLELIKTKEWLLANCKTNHRALYFYCFDNGKLISRMLYIENNQIMEDAATGSASTCLQAFLLKYHSPEIKTINHQGDFINRSSQIYFDGKLSENHFDIKIGGKTQFIAKGEWEV is encoded by the coding sequence ATGAAGTTACCTTTTTATATAGTAGATGTTTTTGCTGAGAAAAAATATACCGGAAATCAATTGGCCGTTTTCTTAGATGCCGAAGCTTTAAGTACAGAAGAGATGCAGAAAATTGCACGCGAAATTAATTTTGCCGAAAGTACTTTTATCACAAAGATTCAACCCGAAAAAAATAGTGCGGCAATTAGAATTTTTACGGTAGAATATGAAATGAAATTTGCAGGACATCCTATTATAGGAACATCTTGGGTTTTAATGAATAAAATAGTCGAAAGCCAACCGCGAAATTTTAATTTATCGGTACCAATAGGTGAAATTCCAATTCAGCAAACAGAGGATTTGGTTTGGTTACAAGCGGCTCAACCTGAATTTTTGGATGTTTTCTCAAAGGAAGAGTTCTTGTCTTTTAATAATTTGAGCAATGACGATTTTGATGATAAGCTTCCTATTCAAGAAGTAACAACAGGTAGTGCGTTTGTGATTGTTCCGCTCAAAAATATAAAAGCACTGAAGGATTTAAACCTTGAATTGATTAAGACGAAAGAATGGCTATTGGCTAATTGCAAAACCAATCATAGAGCTTTATATTTTTATTGTTTCGATAATGGCAAACTGATAAGCAGAATGCTGTATATAGAAAATAATCAGATTATGGAGGATGCAGCAACAGGAAGTGCCAGTACATGTTTGCAGGCTTTTCTATTAAAATACCATTCTCCAGAAATTAAAACAATCAATCATCAAGGTGATTTTATAAACAGATCTTCTCAGATTTATTTTGATGGAAAATTATCTGAAAATCATTTTGATATAAAAATTGGCGGTAAAACGCAATTTATTGCAAAGGGAGAATGGGAAGTGTAA
- a CDS encoding TonB-dependent receptor, whose protein sequence is MMIKNIKAFINKRTMFSAHSPLERIGMGIFLLLLSQYTFAQNKQGNIGTEVVNVVKPYAPTISDAFKVKEVPVITNDENAKKENVKYSILPFPVASTFLPSKGNAQGVEKAKQVRLFKNYTTLGIGNYGALNAELYVTDDLNNNDYVSGMFRHQSSRGGLKDVVLDNGFYDTAIDLVYGTNEEGMAWNVNAGYQNQIYNWYGLPANFGNTLTLQEKMALVNSIDSQQSYNTIKLGGTIALEEGIFSNANLEFNHFSDAYNSSENRFLLTPTFKFDVMDEAIKTKFIIDYVGGSFKSNYLGTNTEALKYGYTNFGIVPSFEMIKDDWTLNLGAGLMYSKGTENKTNKFYVYPSVTASYKVVGDLMIFYAGAIGDLQQNTYKDLVDTNPFVSPTLEIKPTNELYDIHAGLKGKLASTVSYDIKASYTYDENKALFLSNDYTEKSTNANYAFGNSLHVVYDDMKTIRFYGEIKADLAKGVTVGVDGTLSSYSNKFEKEAWNLPAIQLNSTLDFAITEKWFAGVNLFYVGERKDQQINTDIVYVVAPGPITLDGYLDLNANVRFKYNERFTAFVKANNITNNGYQKWLNYPVQGFQLMLGANYKFDF, encoded by the coding sequence ATGATGATCAAAAACATAAAAGCATTCATAAATAAACGTACGATGTTCTCGGCTCACTCTCCTTTGGAGAGGATTGGGATGGGGATTTTCCTTCTCTTACTTTCCCAATATACATTTGCTCAAAACAAGCAAGGAAATATAGGAACAGAAGTAGTAAATGTGGTGAAGCCGTATGCGCCAACAATTTCAGATGCTTTCAAAGTAAAGGAAGTGCCGGTGATTACAAATGATGAAAATGCCAAAAAAGAAAATGTAAAATATTCTATTTTGCCTTTCCCGGTGGCATCTACTTTTTTGCCTTCTAAAGGAAATGCTCAAGGTGTTGAAAAAGCAAAGCAAGTGCGTTTGTTCAAAAATTATACGACTTTGGGTATTGGTAATTATGGTGCCTTAAACGCTGAATTGTATGTGACTGATGATCTTAATAACAATGATTATGTTAGTGGGATGTTTCGTCACCAATCTTCACGAGGCGGATTGAAAGATGTTGTTTTAGATAATGGTTTTTATGACACTGCGATTGATTTGGTTTATGGAACAAACGAAGAAGGAATGGCTTGGAATGTCAATGCAGGCTATCAAAATCAAATTTACAATTGGTATGGTCTGCCAGCTAATTTTGGAAATACTTTGACACTTCAAGAAAAGATGGCGCTTGTAAATAGTATTGACTCACAACAATCTTATAATACAATCAAATTAGGAGGGACAATTGCTTTAGAAGAAGGGATTTTTAGCAATGCCAATTTAGAATTTAATCATTTTTCGGATGCATATAATTCATCAGAGAATAGGTTTTTGCTAACACCAACTTTTAAGTTTGATGTTATGGATGAAGCAATAAAGACTAAATTTATTATTGATTATGTTGGAGGAAGCTTTAAGAGTAATTATTTAGGAACCAATACTGAGGCGTTAAAGTATGGTTATACCAATTTTGGAATTGTTCCAAGTTTTGAAATGATAAAAGATGATTGGACATTAAATCTAGGTGCCGGCTTAATGTATAGTAAGGGGACAGAAAATAAAACAAACAAGTTTTATGTCTATCCTTCGGTAACGGCTTCTTATAAAGTAGTAGGAGATTTGATGATTTTTTACGCAGGAGCCATCGGTGATTTACAACAAAATACCTATAAGGATTTAGTGGATACTAATCCGTTTGTTTCGCCAACATTAGAAATTAAACCAACCAATGAGTTGTATGATATTCATGCAGGACTAAAAGGAAAACTGGCAAGTACGGTTAGTTATGATATAAAAGCCTCATATACCTATGATGAGAATAAAGCATTATTTCTAAGTAATGATTATACCGAAAAAAGTACTAATGCCAATTATGCTTTTGGAAATTCCTTGCATGTTGTATATGATGATATGAAAACGATTCGTTTTTATGGAGAGATAAAAGCAGATTTAGCCAAAGGAGTAACGGTTGGAGTTGATGGAACATTAAGTAGTTATTCTAATAAATTTGAAAAAGAAGCTTGGAATTTACCAGCTATTCAATTGAATTCGACTTTAGATTTTGCAATTACTGAGAAATGGTTTGCTGGAGTTAATTTGTTTTATGTAGGAGAAAGAAAAGACCAGCAAATAAATACAGATATTGTTTATGTAGTAGCTCCAGGACCTATAACACTCGACGGTTATTTGGATTTGAATGCCAATGTGAGATTCAAATACAACGAAAGATTTACAGCTTTCGTAAAAGCTAATAATATAACAAACAACGGATATCAAAAATGGTTGAATTATCCAGTACAAGGATTTCAATTGATGTTGGGAGCAAATTATAAATTTGATTTTTAG